Proteins found in one Hypericibacter terrae genomic segment:
- a CDS encoding class II glutamine amidotransferase domain-containing protein: MIHRHGKTGDIGTEMTAMLQSLKHRGPDSTGYALYGKPLKGNELMLRFKVAEQDEMLKGFKIHDQVKERRNEVDKRIKELGGRILETTDATEYAFRYRIDYAGDRRKLADFIEDVEGAEILSMGHGLELVKDLGDAARVAEQYHLKGFTGTHALGHTRMATESDVDIRSAHPYWAYPFADVSVVHNGQLTNYWNGRRALERRGHRFMSNCDSELIAVYLADKMQQGAELKDAMTDSIDELDGVFTYLVATSDSLGMAKDVMAAKPMVLYESEKFICLASEEVAIRSVFPHEIDTFDPYEGEVRVWKSA; the protein is encoded by the coding sequence TTGATCCATCGACATGGCAAGACCGGCGATATCGGCACCGAGATGACGGCGATGTTGCAGTCGCTGAAGCATCGCGGGCCGGATTCGACGGGCTACGCGCTTTACGGCAAGCCGCTGAAGGGCAACGAGCTGATGTTGCGCTTCAAGGTGGCCGAGCAGGACGAGATGCTGAAAGGTTTCAAGATCCACGACCAGGTCAAGGAGCGCCGGAACGAAGTCGACAAGCGCATCAAGGAACTGGGCGGACGGATCCTCGAGACCACCGACGCCACCGAATACGCCTTCCGCTACCGGATCGACTATGCCGGCGACCGGCGCAAGCTCGCCGACTTCATCGAGGACGTGGAGGGGGCCGAGATCCTGTCCATGGGCCATGGGCTCGAGCTGGTGAAGGATCTCGGCGACGCCGCGCGCGTGGCCGAGCAGTATCACCTCAAGGGCTTCACCGGGACCCATGCGCTGGGTCACACCCGCATGGCGACCGAATCCGATGTCGACATCCGGTCGGCCCATCCCTACTGGGCCTATCCGTTCGCCGACGTGTCGGTGGTCCATAACGGCCAGCTCACCAACTATTGGAACGGGCGCCGCGCGCTCGAGCGGCGCGGCCACCGCTTCATGTCGAACTGCGATTCCGAGCTGATCGCCGTCTATCTCGCCGACAAGATGCAGCAGGGCGCCGAGCTCAAGGACGCGATGACGGATTCCATCGACGAGCTCGATGGCGTCTTCACCTATCTGGTCGCGACCTCGGATTCGCTCGGCATGGCCAAGGATGTGATGGCCGCGAAGCCCATGGTCCTCTACGAAAGCGAGAAGTTCATCTGTCTCGCCTCGGAAGAGGTGGCGATCCGCAGCGTATTCCCCCATGAAATCGATACCTTCGACCCCTATGAGGGCGAGGTTCGCGTTTGGAAGAGCGCATAA
- a CDS encoding GltB/FmdC/FwdC-like GXGXG domain-containing protein — translation MALRTKSQDMGMHTEQLSGRTQQRFFTPAEEQNFTYPEAFDVDFNKRAELDCGPLAPRDVNLKIRDLMSKGYGTIVLKNPGAKHSLAVGILNKLNLHIEGSLGYFGCGLIDGPNIRIKGRVGWSCAENMLAGTIVIEKNAGSTFGAALRGGDLVCMGDVGARMGIDMKGGTIIVGGRCGAFCGFMMQRGRMVVLGDAGKNLGDSMYDGTIYVGGKIDGLGVDAVPGEMTDLDVSWLSRKLKMYGLEAPKGVKNMQKIVAGKQLWNYDNLEPTEKKLIL, via the coding sequence ATGGCCCTCAGAACCAAATCCCAGGATATGGGGATGCACACGGAGCAGCTCTCCGGGCGCACCCAGCAGCGATTCTTCACGCCCGCCGAAGAGCAGAACTTCACCTATCCGGAGGCGTTCGACGTCGACTTCAACAAGCGGGCCGAGCTCGATTGTGGGCCGCTCGCGCCGCGCGACGTCAATCTCAAGATCCGCGACCTGATGAGCAAGGGCTACGGCACCATCGTCCTGAAGAATCCCGGTGCCAAGCATTCGCTCGCGGTCGGCATCCTCAACAAGCTCAACCTGCATATCGAAGGCAGCCTGGGCTATTTCGGCTGCGGCCTGATCGACGGGCCGAACATCCGCATCAAGGGCCGCGTGGGCTGGTCCTGCGCGGAGAACATGCTGGCCGGGACGATCGTGATCGAGAAGAACGCAGGCTCGACCTTCGGCGCCGCCTTGCGCGGCGGCGACCTGGTCTGCATGGGCGATGTGGGTGCCCGCATGGGCATCGACATGAAGGGCGGGACCATCATCGTCGGCGGGCGCTGCGGCGCCTTCTGCGGCTTCATGATGCAGCGCGGCCGCATGGTTGTGCTGGGCGACGCCGGCAAGAACCTCGGCGATTCCATGTATGACGGCACGATCTATGTCGGCGGCAAGATCGACGGGCTGGGCGTGGACGCCGTGCCGGGCGAGATGACCGATCTCGACGTCTCCTGGCTCAGCCGCAAGCTCAAGATGTACGGGCTCGAGGCGCCCAAGGGCGTCAAGAACATGCAGAAGATCGTCGCCGGGAAGCAGCTCTGGAACTACGACAATCTGGAGCCCACCGAGAAGAAACTCATCCTCTAA
- a CDS encoding FMN-binding glutamate synthase family protein — MARERKKVPAAAPAKKPSSRNKSLLGKSFIFPPTVIDDIHIKSELGRYRMRGFSLFKKIPTWDDLTFLPGTLTRFVIEGYREKCLTQTVIGPKAKRPLVLDIPIYITGMSFGALSFEAKIALARGATMAGTATCSGEGGMIPDERRYSSKWFYQCIQSRYGFNPHHLRLADACEFFIGQGCKVGLGGHLMGQKVTDQVAEMRSLPAGIDQRSPARHPDWLGPDDLALKIQEIREATNGEIPIQLKLGAARVYDDVRMAAKTGPDSIYIDGMEGGTGAGPHIATEETGVPGIAAIRQARKALDDVGMTGQISLVYAGGIRNGADVAKAIALGADAVAIGHSALMALNCNKDIPEADFEKEIGVEAGYCYHCHTGRCPVGVATQDPVLRKRLDPDEAAERVYNFLHCLAIECQMMARACGKTNVHSLEPEDLAALTMEASALAMVPLAGSQHTVGRPDMTRY, encoded by the coding sequence ATGGCGAGAGAACGCAAGAAAGTACCCGCTGCCGCGCCGGCCAAGAAGCCGTCGTCGCGCAACAAGAGTCTGCTGGGCAAGAGTTTCATCTTCCCGCCGACGGTCATCGACGACATCCATATCAAGTCCGAGCTCGGCCGCTATCGCATGCGCGGCTTCTCGCTCTTCAAGAAGATCCCGACCTGGGACGACTTGACCTTCCTCCCGGGCACGCTGACCCGCTTCGTGATCGAGGGTTATCGCGAGAAGTGCCTGACCCAGACCGTGATCGGCCCCAAGGCCAAGCGCCCGCTGGTGCTCGATATCCCGATCTACATCACCGGCATGAGCTTCGGCGCGCTCTCCTTCGAGGCCAAGATCGCGCTCGCCCGCGGCGCCACCATGGCCGGCACCGCGACCTGCTCGGGCGAAGGCGGCATGATTCCCGACGAGCGCCGCTATTCGTCGAAATGGTTCTATCAGTGCATCCAGTCGCGCTACGGCTTCAACCCGCATCATCTGCGCCTCGCCGACGCCTGCGAGTTCTTCATCGGCCAGGGCTGCAAGGTCGGCCTCGGCGGCCATCTGATGGGGCAGAAGGTGACGGACCAGGTGGCGGAAATGCGCTCGCTGCCGGCCGGCATCGACCAGCGTTCGCCGGCGCGCCATCCCGACTGGCTGGGGCCGGACGATCTGGCGCTGAAGATCCAGGAGATTCGCGAAGCCACCAATGGCGAGATTCCGATCCAGCTCAAGCTGGGTGCGGCGCGCGTCTATGACGACGTCCGCATGGCGGCCAAGACCGGCCCGGATTCGATCTATATCGACGGCATGGAAGGCGGCACCGGCGCGGGTCCGCATATCGCGACCGAGGAGACCGGGGTGCCCGGCATCGCCGCGATCCGCCAGGCCCGCAAGGCGCTCGACGATGTCGGCATGACCGGCCAGATCAGCCTGGTCTATGCCGGCGGCATCCGCAACGGCGCGGACGTGGCCAAGGCGATCGCGCTCGGCGCCGATGCCGTCGCGATCGGCCATTCGGCGCTGATGGCGCTCAACTGCAACAAGGACATCCCCGAGGCCGACTTCGAGAAGGAGATCGGCGTCGAGGCGGGCTACTGCTACCACTGCCATACGGGCCGCTGCCCGGTCGGCGTGGCGACGCAGGACCCGGTCCTGCGCAAGCGCCTCGACCCCGACGAGGCGGCCGAGCGCGTCTACAACTTCCTGCACTGCCTTGCCATCGAGTGCCAGATGATGGCGCGCGCCTGCGGCAAGACCAACGTGCACAGCCTCGAGCCGGAAGACCTCGCAGCCCTCACCATGGAAGCCTCCGCGCTCGCCATGGTGCCGCTGGCCGGCTCGCAGCACACGGTCGGCCGACCCGACATGACGCGGTACTGA
- a CDS encoding glutamine synthetase family protein, with amino-acid sequence MTDLEAHVSQKGRKELVKQVRAKINELGIQYIYYQFVSVTGRIVGKGVPADHWESIAERGFQLVYGSTANLFVDRFKNYIGYGPEASELVGIPDPETFCQLPWDKRVARVFCTCFRNREERVNPGGHLTSDCRGNLRILHEEFKKKHKGLHMRHGCEPEMMWLKKGADGLPDGGFSKPNCYHIDQFESLRPVFMRAIEYSRAMGLDMIQGDHEDAPGQLELNFMFDDCLRTADRLTTYRQICAQVAREFNLIACFMAKPFMGVSANGCHHNISLWKGGEDKVNKLGLDNLPGMEENFAYLKGGENTFLPLKGQSKPGPIGLNCIGGIIKHVGALTAIGSSTVNSYRRLWDTGFWAPVYADWGYQNRTCALRISAPGRFEYRSVDSTVNPYLMAAGILQAFDDGITHKIDPGEPEERNIYAAMAAGKKVKKLPMSLGLALEELEKDEVIKKAMPDEMYKVFTHYKRDEWEKFNATVTNWDLQQYWDYLP; translated from the coding sequence ATGACCGACTTGGAAGCCCACGTCTCGCAAAAGGGGCGAAAGGAACTCGTCAAGCAGGTACGGGCCAAGATCAACGAGCTTGGTATCCAGTACATCTATTATCAGTTCGTGTCGGTGACCGGCCGCATCGTCGGCAAGGGCGTCCCGGCGGATCATTGGGAGAGCATCGCCGAGCGCGGCTTCCAGCTGGTCTATGGCTCGACCGCCAATCTCTTCGTCGACCGCTTCAAGAATTATATCGGCTATGGCCCCGAGGCCTCCGAGTTGGTCGGCATTCCCGACCCCGAGACCTTCTGCCAGCTGCCCTGGGACAAGCGCGTCGCGCGCGTCTTCTGCACCTGCTTCCGCAATCGCGAGGAACGGGTCAATCCGGGCGGGCATCTGACCTCGGACTGCCGCGGCAATCTCCGGATCCTCCATGAGGAGTTCAAGAAGAAGCACAAGGGTCTCCACATGCGTCACGGCTGCGAGCCGGAGATGATGTGGCTCAAGAAGGGCGCCGACGGTCTGCCCGATGGCGGCTTCTCCAAGCCGAACTGCTATCACATCGACCAGTTCGAGAGCCTGCGTCCGGTCTTCATGCGCGCGATCGAATATTCGCGCGCCATGGGCCTCGACATGATCCAGGGCGATCACGAGGACGCGCCGGGCCAGCTCGAGCTCAATTTCATGTTCGACGACTGCCTGCGCACGGCCGACCGCCTGACGACCTATCGCCAGATCTGCGCCCAGGTCGCGCGCGAGTTCAATCTCATCGCCTGCTTCATGGCCAAGCCCTTCATGGGCGTCTCGGCCAATGGCTGCCACCACAACATCTCCCTGTGGAAGGGCGGCGAGGACAAGGTCAACAAGCTCGGGCTCGACAACCTGCCGGGCATGGAAGAGAACTTCGCCTATCTCAAGGGCGGCGAGAACACCTTCCTGCCGCTCAAGGGCCAGTCGAAACCGGGTCCGATCGGCCTCAACTGCATCGGCGGCATCATCAAGCATGTGGGTGCCTTGACCGCAATCGGCTCCTCCACCGTCAATTCCTATCGCCGCCTGTGGGACACGGGCTTCTGGGCGCCGGTCTATGCCGACTGGGGCTATCAGAACCGCACCTGTGCGCTGCGCATCTCCGCCCCGGGCCGCTTCGAATACCGCTCGGTGGATTCGACGGTGAACCCCTATTTGATGGCGGCCGGCATCCTGCAGGCCTTCGACGACGGCATCACCCACAAGATCGATCCGGGCGAGCCCGAAGAGCGCAACATCTATGCGGCGATGGCGGCCGGCAAGAAGGTCAAGAAGCTGCCGATGTCGCTGGGCCTGGCGCTCGAGGAGCTCGAGAAGGACGAGGTCATCAAGAAGGCGATGCCCGACGAGATGTACAAGGTCTTCACGCATTACAAGCGCGACGAGTGGGAGAAGTTCAACGCCACCGTCACCAACTGGGACCTCCAGCAATATTGGGACTATCTGCCGTAA
- a CDS encoding FAD-dependent oxidoreductase, which produces MPFGLLKYGLSKTYPAERHFPLARDLKPSYDVVIIGGGGHALATAYYLSRDYGITNVAILEKGYLAGGNTARNTAIIRSNYLTPEGVRFYDTSVKLYQDLSQDLDYNILYSERGHFTLAHTDAAIRTSRWRAEVNKHLGVDSELIWPDEIHKLCPVLNMSEDVRYPILGALYHPPGSIARHDAVAWGYGRGATRRGVEIHQLTEVTEILQESGKVKGVVTNRGTVYANKVLQATAGSSSLVAKLAGFKLPIRTIPLQACVSLPVKPFLDQIIVSGSLHVYISQSSRGELVMGGSTDPYGVYSTRSTLDFKEGLLGHMLELLPFLGEMKLNRQWAGMADMTPDFSPCMGLTPLENYYIDSGWGTWGFKATPVCGLTMSYTVANNKPHELIEPFRLSRFEEMKQVGEKGAASVGH; this is translated from the coding sequence ATGCCCTTCGGGCTGCTGAAATACGGGCTTAGCAAGACCTACCCGGCCGAGCGCCACTTCCCGCTCGCCCGGGATCTGAAGCCCAGCTACGACGTCGTCATCATCGGCGGCGGCGGCCACGCGCTGGCGACGGCTTACTACCTGTCGCGCGACTACGGCATCACCAACGTGGCGATCCTCGAGAAGGGGTATCTCGCGGGCGGCAACACGGCGCGCAACACCGCCATCATCCGCTCGAACTACCTGACGCCCGAGGGCGTCAGGTTCTACGACACCTCGGTCAAGCTCTATCAGGATCTGAGCCAGGACCTCGACTACAACATCCTCTATTCCGAGCGCGGCCATTTTACGCTGGCCCACACCGACGCCGCGATCCGCACCAGCCGCTGGCGCGCCGAGGTCAACAAGCATCTGGGTGTGGATTCCGAGCTGATCTGGCCGGACGAGATCCACAAGCTCTGTCCGGTGCTTAACATGTCGGAGGATGTGCGCTATCCGATCCTGGGCGCGCTCTATCATCCGCCGGGCTCGATCGCGCGCCATGACGCGGTCGCCTGGGGCTATGGCCGCGGCGCCACGCGGCGCGGCGTCGAGATCCATCAGCTCACCGAGGTGACCGAGATCCTGCAGGAGAGCGGCAAGGTCAAAGGCGTCGTCACCAACCGCGGCACGGTCTATGCGAATAAGGTGCTGCAGGCGACGGCGGGATCGAGCTCGCTGGTGGCGAAGCTGGCTGGCTTCAAGCTGCCGATCCGCACCATCCCGCTGCAGGCCTGCGTCTCGCTGCCGGTGAAGCCCTTCCTCGACCAGATCATCGTGTCGGGCTCGCTGCACGTCTATATCTCGCAATCCTCGCGCGGCGAGCTGGTGATGGGCGGATCGACCGACCCCTATGGCGTCTATTCGACGCGCTCGACGCTCGATTTCAAGGAAGGCCTGCTGGGCCACATGCTGGAGCTCTTGCCCTTCCTCGGCGAGATGAAGCTCAACCGGCAATGGGCCGGCATGGCAGACATGACGCCCGATTTCAGCCCCTGCATGGGGCTCACCCCGCTCGAGAACTACTATATCGATTCCGGCTGGGGTACCTGGGGCTTCAAGGCGACGCCGGTCTGCGGTCTCACCATGTCCTACACCGTCGCCAACAACAAACCGCACGAGCTGATCGAGCCCTTCCGCTTGTCCCGCTTCGAAGAGATGAAGCAGGTCGGCGAAAAGGGCGCGGCCTCGGTCGGGCATTGA